One Bacillota bacterium genomic region harbors:
- a CDS encoding phosphoglucomutase/phosphomannomutase family protein, with the protein MIKFGTDGWRGVMAADFTFANVALVAGAVADFVSAHNLGGRGVVVGYDNRFLSDRFADTVAGVLTGRGVRVFLGQKALPTPVVAFAVRHLRAGGAVMLTASHNPPEYNGIKFIPEYAGPALPEITDEIEEYILRRQRSGTIPAGGGRWPARELTDPSRAYAEHVLGLIDTETISRAGMRVVVDPLYGAGIGYLEEMLSGLGVRVASLHNHRDPLFGGSLPDPGAANLEPLRDTVLREGAHLGLGLDGDADRLGVIDADGTYISPNQLLTLVYAHLLTAKGWSGPVARTVATTHLVDRIAAGCGQEVVETPVGFKYIGRALMERGCIVGGEESGGLSIRGHVPEKDGILAGMLAVEMVAAHGKSLKTLLEEVGDKYGRLYSERVDVRTGADRKPRIIENLRGLEPDRLAGQPVAGRFTLDGTKLVLEDGAWVLVRASGTEPVFRIYTEAGSLAQSERIRNAIRLLADL; encoded by the coding sequence ATGATCAAGTTTGGCACCGACGGCTGGCGCGGGGTGATGGCCGCCGACTTCACTTTTGCGAACGTGGCTCTGGTGGCCGGGGCGGTCGCCGACTTCGTGTCGGCCCACAACCTCGGGGGGCGCGGGGTGGTGGTGGGGTACGACAACCGGTTTCTCTCGGACCGTTTCGCCGATACCGTGGCCGGAGTGCTGACCGGACGGGGGGTCCGCGTTTTCCTGGGCCAAAAGGCACTGCCTACTCCGGTCGTCGCCTTCGCGGTCCGGCACCTCCGGGCGGGCGGCGCCGTAATGCTGACGGCCAGTCACAACCCGCCGGAATACAACGGGATCAAGTTCATCCCGGAATACGCCGGGCCCGCGCTGCCCGAAATCACCGACGAAATCGAAGAATACATCCTGCGGCGGCAGCGCAGCGGCACCATCCCGGCCGGCGGGGGGAGGTGGCCGGCCCGGGAGCTGACCGATCCCTCACGGGCTTACGCCGAACACGTCTTGGGGCTGATCGACACCGAAACCATCAGCCGGGCCGGAATGCGGGTGGTGGTGGACCCGCTCTACGGCGCCGGGATCGGCTATTTGGAGGAGATGCTGTCCGGCCTCGGCGTACGGGTCGCGAGCCTGCACAACCACCGGGACCCGCTCTTCGGCGGTTCGCTGCCCGACCCCGGCGCCGCCAACCTGGAGCCCCTGCGCGACACCGTGCTGCGGGAGGGGGCCCATCTCGGGCTTGGTCTGGACGGCGACGCCGACCGGTTGGGCGTCATCGACGCCGACGGCACCTACATTTCCCCGAACCAGCTCCTGACGCTGGTGTACGCCCACTTGCTGACCGCCAAGGGGTGGAGCGGGCCGGTGGCGCGCACGGTGGCCACCACGCACTTGGTGGACCGGATCGCTGCCGGCTGCGGGCAGGAGGTGGTCGAGACCCCGGTGGGGTTCAAGTACATCGGCCGGGCCCTGATGGAGCGCGGCTGCATCGTGGGCGGCGAGGAGAGCGGGGGCCTGTCCATCCGGGGACACGTCCCGGAAAAGGACGGCATCCTGGCCGGGATGCTGGCGGTGGAGATGGTGGCGGCGCACGGGAAGTCTTTGAAAACCCTCCTGGAGGAAGTGGGGGACAAATACGGGCGTCTGTACAGCGAACGGGTCGACGTCCGCACCGGTGCGGACCGCAAGCCGCGGATAATAGAGAACCTGCGCGGGCTGGAGCCCGACCGCCTGGCCGGTCAGCCGGTGGCCGGCCGGTTCACCTTAGACGGCACCAAACTGGTGCTCGAAGACGGGGCCTGGGTCCTGGTCCGGGCTTCGGGCACCGAACCGGTTTTCCGGATCTACACCGAGGCCGGCTCACTCGCGCAAAGCGAACGGATCCGGAACGCCATCCGTCTCCTCGCCGATCTGTAG
- the metK gene encoding methionine adenosyltransferase: MAKHLFTSESVTEGHPDKVADQISDSVLDNILSKDPLARVACETLVTTGLVLISGEITCKCYVDIPNIVRETVRDIGYTRAKYGFDCDTCAVLTSIDEQSPDIAMGVDEALEAREGLDDLFSRVGAGDQGIMVGYATDETPALMPMPVYLAHRLARRVASVRKNGTLPYLRPDGKTQVTVQYADGRPVKVDTVVISAQHHPAVDLATIRADLIEKVVEPIVPVGLITNSTRYLINPTGRFVVGGPQADTGLTGRKIVVDTYGGMARHGGGAFSGKDPTKVDRSASYAARYVAKNIVAAGLASRCEVHVAYAIGVAKPVALRVDTFGTGRIDEERLEKLVSEHFDLRPAAIIHHLDLRRPIYRQVATYGHFGREDLDLPWERTDKAEEIRATADAG; the protein is encoded by the coding sequence TTGGCGAAGCATCTTTTTACTTCCGAATCGGTGACCGAAGGGCACCCCGACAAGGTGGCCGACCAGATTTCCGACTCCGTCCTGGACAACATCCTCTCCAAAGACCCATTGGCCCGGGTGGCCTGCGAGACCCTGGTGACCACCGGACTCGTGCTCATCTCCGGCGAGATTACCTGCAAATGCTATGTGGACATACCGAACATCGTGCGGGAAACCGTGCGCGACATCGGCTATACGCGGGCCAAGTACGGCTTCGACTGCGATACCTGCGCCGTGCTGACCAGCATCGACGAGCAGTCGCCCGACATCGCCATGGGGGTCGATGAGGCGTTGGAGGCTAGAGAGGGCCTGGATGACCTTTTTAGCCGGGTAGGCGCGGGCGACCAGGGGATTATGGTCGGCTACGCCACCGACGAAACTCCCGCGCTGATGCCAATGCCCGTTTACCTGGCGCACCGCCTGGCGCGCCGGGTGGCCTCGGTCCGCAAGAACGGCACCCTGCCCTACCTGCGGCCCGACGGCAAGACCCAGGTTACGGTGCAGTACGCTGACGGACGACCGGTGAAGGTGGACACGGTCGTGATCTCGGCCCAGCACCATCCGGCCGTGGACCTCGCCACGATCCGGGCCGACTTGATCGAAAAGGTGGTTGAGCCGATCGTCCCGGTGGGGCTCATTACCAACTCCACCCGCTACCTGATCAACCCGACCGGCCGGTTCGTGGTCGGCGGGCCGCAGGCCGACACGGGGCTGACCGGCCGCAAGATCGTGGTCGATACTTACGGCGGCATGGCCCGCCACGGCGGGGGCGCCTTTTCCGGCAAGGACCCGACCAAGGTCGACCGTTCCGCGTCCTACGCGGCCCGGTACGTGGCCAAAAACATAGTGGCCGCCGGGCTCGCCTCCCGGTGCGAGGTGCACGTGGCCTACGCCATCGGGGTGGCGAAGCCGGTCGCGTTAAGGGTGGATACCTTCGGTACCGGCCGGATCGACGAGGAGCGGCTCGAGAAGCTGGTTTCAGAGCATTTCGATCTCCGGCCCGCGGCGATCATCCACCACTTGGACCTGCGCCGTCCGATCTACCGGCAGGTCGCCACCTACGGCCATTTTGGGCGTGAGGACCTGGACCTGCCCTGGGAGCGCACCGACAAGGCCGAAGAAATCCGCGCCACCGCCGACGCCGGCTAG
- a CDS encoding YlmC/YmxH family sporulation protein codes for MFKVTELGSKDIINVADGRRLGPLKDLEIDADTGKVRALVLRSPEKHLWVFRRGKDVVVPWSGIKTIGVDVVLVQLPYSAP; via the coding sequence ATGTTCAAAGTGACCGAATTGGGCTCCAAGGACATTATCAACGTCGCGGACGGGCGGCGCCTGGGGCCGCTGAAGGACCTGGAAATCGACGCGGACACGGGAAAGGTGCGGGCGCTGGTGCTCCGGAGCCCGGAGAAACACCTGTGGGTCTTCCGCCGGGGCAAAGACGTGGTTGTCCCCTGGAGCGGCATTAAGACCATCGGGGTGGACGTAGTCCTGGTTCAACTGCCGTATTCGGCGCCATAA
- the raiA gene encoding ribosome-associated translation inhibitor RaiA translates to MRIYVRGKNIEVTPALRGYVEKRLAKLGKFDQHFGSVQVTLSVEKDAHRIEVTVPIDGLILRGEEATGDMYASIDLVVEKLEKQLEKYKGKLLNRRPGVGETAREREAPEDEDEYRIVRTKRFALKPMPVDEAVMQMNLLGHSFFVFANAENQQVNVVYRRKDGHYGLIEPDFG, encoded by the coding sequence ATGCGCATTTACGTCCGCGGGAAGAACATTGAGGTTACACCCGCACTCCGGGGGTACGTGGAAAAGAGACTGGCAAAACTTGGAAAGTTCGACCAGCATTTCGGTTCAGTCCAGGTGACCCTGTCGGTGGAGAAAGATGCCCACCGGATCGAGGTGACCGTGCCCATCGACGGACTAATCCTGAGGGGTGAGGAAGCGACCGGGGATATGTACGCCTCCATCGACCTGGTGGTCGAGAAACTCGAAAAGCAGTTGGAGAAATACAAGGGCAAATTGTTGAACCGGCGGCCTGGTGTGGGTGAGACGGCCAGGGAACGGGAAGCGCCGGAGGATGAGGACGAATACCGCATTGTCAGGACTAAGCGGTTTGCCCTGAAGCCGATGCCGGTGGATGAAGCGGTGATGCAGATGAACCTTCTCGGGCACAGCTTCTTCGTGTTCGCCAATGCCGAGAACCAGCAGGTGAACGTGGTTTACCGGCGAAAGGACGGGCACTACGGGCTGATTGAGCCCGACTTCGGTTAG
- a CDS encoding DUF1284 domain-containing protein: protein MINTTHELPGAKVCSSRISSSMVKLRGHHLICLHFFKGEGYSRNFIDNLANVIEKAGRNGIEIVDGTDDVCGACPYNRDGFCTYSENADQGIRRLDELAVGLLHVGNAIGWEDLKRRIPGIIEVWKEEACMECDWKPTCFIA from the coding sequence GTGATTAACACCACCCACGAGCTACCCGGTGCCAAAGTGTGTTCCAGCCGGATTTCTTCCTCAATGGTAAAGCTTAGAGGACATCATTTAATATGCCTTCATTTTTTCAAGGGGGAAGGATACAGCCGGAATTTCATTGACAACCTTGCCAATGTGATTGAAAAGGCCGGACGGAACGGGATCGAGATTGTGGATGGAACCGACGACGTCTGCGGAGCGTGCCCCTACAATCGAGATGGATTTTGCACCTATTCTGAAAATGCCGACCAAGGAATCAGGCGACTCGATGAATTAGCCGTAGGGCTTTTGCACGTAGGGAATGCAATCGGATGGGAAGATCTTAAGCGCCGAATTCCGGGAATAATCGAGGTGTGGAAAGAGGAAGCGTGTATGGAGTGCGATTGGAAACCTACGTGCTTTATCGCATGA
- a CDS encoding ComF family protein, with the protein MFSLRAILDGLVGLVFPGPGGCPVCGAGVAEALCPACRVEIEGLSGEPHCDRCGRFFSPVSAPEPEPAVNPPGPPDIRRSPFFAAVPALKPRLCRDCRLGAPPFECCRAYAPYDGVARDVVHRLKYDRRRDLAVFLAGLIIRTVRPDPAYAGADLVVPVPLSREAFKRRGFNQAELLARELGGQLNIPVRPALDKVRDTPAQAGLPRAARLTNLAGCFRCADKDDLLRGRTVIVVDDVLTTGSTLSEAAKVLLEAGASRVLGAVLVAARI; encoded by the coding sequence ATGTTTAGCCTGCGCGCGATTTTGGACGGGCTGGTCGGGCTGGTGTTTCCGGGTCCGGGGGGCTGCCCGGTCTGCGGGGCGGGTGTGGCCGAGGCGTTGTGCCCGGCCTGCCGGGTCGAAATCGAGGGCCTTTCAGGAGAGCCGCACTGTGACCGGTGCGGCCGGTTCTTTTCGCCCGTTTCGGCACCGGAACCGGAACCGGCAGTCAATCCCCCGGGACCCCCGGATATTCGGCGCAGCCCGTTCTTTGCGGCCGTTCCGGCACTAAAACCTCGGCTCTGCCGGGATTGCCGGCTGGGTGCGCCGCCTTTCGAGTGCTGCCGCGCCTACGCACCTTACGACGGGGTGGCCCGCGACGTCGTGCACCGGCTCAAATACGACCGGAGGCGGGACCTGGCCGTTTTCCTGGCCGGACTCATAATCCGGACCGTCCGTCCTGACCCGGCGTATGCGGGTGCCGATCTCGTGGTGCCCGTGCCCCTCTCCCGGGAAGCGTTCAAACGCCGCGGATTCAACCAGGCGGAACTTCTGGCCCGGGAGCTCGGCGGTCAACTGAATATCCCCGTGCGTCCCGCGCTCGACAAAGTACGGGACACGCCGGCGCAGGCCGGACTGCCGCGGGCGGCCCGGTTGACCAATCTCGCCGGGTGCTTCCGGTGCGCGGACAAGGATGATTTATTGCGGGGCCGCACAGTGATTGTGGTGGACGACGTGCTCACCACCGGCAGCACGCTGTCCGAGGCGGCTAAAGTGTTGTTGGAGGCCGGGGCTTCAAGGGTCCTGGGCGCGGTTCTTGTCGCCGCCCGGATTTAA
- a CDS encoding sensor domain-containing diguanylate cyclase → MRAGNIFSVFYLWSVTIGGVVLLSWLFPVVDLDFSAELAVLILLVMAGEWLVISFPHGQLSAGWVVTFAAFLVYGPAAAAWVTALGILFGQGIANRGNPARTTLFNAAQSVPAVYGAYLAYLFCGGTPHPGEMLTLTNVLPLLAFSAAYFVLNNLLVTLYLLPRRGLSLSGWCTAVRWDASTYLLLIPLGSLVAALYRSAGFTGAFSALLLGLIVQFFVRRFVMVEENNRELRLLYTTAQGLGACPGLDELLKLILREVKRLVPYDTAAVYLWSEERHLFVPVALEGAGADAGGLHDIVWERDEGIAGWAAQNRKPRLVTDLRREPEWQRMTGLSPVTRSLILLPLVFGNEMLGVFVIGDKRPGVYDEKSLGLLSVVGGQVAAAADNWRLHRRLQKVAGRDYLTGLPNREQFVGRLEAELFRYERRDRPLAVILLEIDGLYDLNRRFGYAAGDTVLVQVARAVEEWLPADGTAARYGGDEFALLLPDTGEIRAAQKAERLQRMLEQISFGVQDRKERVRLPVRTGFSTAPLDGVTSDALLAGAEERLRLPAGREVSEFCSAGGHATNV, encoded by the coding sequence ATGCGCGCCGGAAACATCTTCAGCGTGTTTTACCTCTGGTCGGTGACCATCGGGGGCGTTGTGCTGCTGTCCTGGCTTTTCCCCGTCGTCGATCTGGACTTCAGCGCCGAACTGGCCGTACTGATCTTGTTGGTCATGGCGGGCGAGTGGCTGGTGATTTCTTTCCCGCACGGACAGCTCTCCGCCGGCTGGGTGGTCACCTTCGCCGCCTTTCTCGTCTACGGGCCCGCGGCGGCGGCTTGGGTGACGGCGCTTGGCATCCTGTTCGGTCAGGGAATCGCCAACCGGGGCAATCCGGCCCGGACCACCCTGTTTAACGCCGCGCAGAGTGTACCGGCAGTCTACGGTGCGTATCTCGCCTATCTCTTCTGCGGCGGGACACCCCACCCGGGGGAGATGCTCACCCTGACCAACGTCTTGCCGCTTTTGGCTTTCTCCGCCGCTTACTTTGTGCTCAACAACTTGCTGGTCACCCTGTACCTGTTACCGAGGCGCGGGCTCTCACTCAGCGGTTGGTGCACCGCCGTGCGCTGGGACGCCTCGACCTACCTCTTGTTGATTCCACTCGGTTCCCTCGTGGCCGCCCTCTACCGGTCCGCCGGGTTTACCGGTGCCTTTTCGGCACTCCTGCTCGGCTTAATCGTCCAGTTTTTCGTGCGCCGTTTTGTGATGGTGGAAGAGAACAACCGGGAACTGCGCCTGCTGTACACGACTGCGCAGGGACTCGGCGCCTGCCCCGGCCTGGATGAGTTGCTGAAGCTGATTCTGCGCGAAGTTAAGCGCCTGGTACCTTACGACACGGCCGCGGTTTATCTCTGGTCCGAAGAGCGGCACCTGTTTGTGCCGGTGGCGCTGGAGGGCGCCGGCGCCGATGCCGGCGGGTTACACGACATCGTCTGGGAACGGGACGAGGGGATTGCCGGCTGGGCGGCACAAAACCGCAAACCCCGCCTGGTCACCGACCTCCGCCGAGAACCGGAGTGGCAGCGGATGACCGGACTGTCGCCGGTGACGCGCTCGCTTATTCTGCTGCCCCTGGTATTCGGCAACGAGATGCTGGGAGTCTTCGTGATCGGGGACAAGCGCCCGGGTGTGTACGACGAGAAGAGCCTCGGTCTTCTGAGCGTTGTCGGGGGCCAGGTGGCGGCCGCCGCCGACAACTGGCGCCTGCACCGGCGTCTGCAAAAGGTGGCCGGCCGCGACTACCTCACCGGCCTGCCCAACCGGGAACAGTTCGTCGGCCGGTTGGAGGCCGAGTTATTCCGTTATGAGCGCCGGGACCGGCCGCTGGCCGTCATCCTGCTTGAAATCGACGGGCTGTACGACCTGAACCGGCGCTTTGGGTATGCCGCCGGGGACACCGTCCTGGTTCAGGTCGCCCGGGCCGTGGAGGAGTGGTTGCCGGCGGACGGCACGGCGGCCCGCTACGGGGGGGACGAATTTGCCTTGCTGCTGCCCGATACCGGGGAAATTCGCGCCGCCCAGAAAGCCGAGCGTTTGCAGCGCATGCTGGAGCAGATCTCCTTCGGTGTGCAGGACCGAAAGGAACGGGTCCGGCTCCCGGTACGCACCGGTTTTTCCACCGCGCCGCTGGACGGGGTCACTTCGGACGCGCTGTTGGCCGGGGCCGAGGAACGCTTGCGCCTCCCCGCCGGGCGGGAGGTTTCCGAATTTTGCTCCGCGGGCGGGCACGCGACCAATGTTTAG
- a CDS encoding biotin transporter BioY: MRFTATVNAYGSRAFRWCEEQSLPTKLALALGFAALIALAAQIRVPVPWSPVPVTGQTFAVLLAGVLLGRNWGGFSVGLYAGAGAAGAPVFAGLAGGLAVLAGPTGGYIAGFVVAAAFVGYAVRAFPRLRSLVGLTALMLAANFLIIHGLGLLWLGYLTGAALPELLWMGTIPFIVGDVTKALAAAAVANALLPRDS; the protein is encoded by the coding sequence TTGCGTTTCACGGCTACGGTTAACGCTTACGGCAGCCGGGCTTTCCGGTGGTGTGAGGAACAGAGCCTGCCTACGAAACTGGCGCTTGCGCTCGGATTTGCCGCCCTGATTGCCCTGGCGGCCCAGATCCGCGTGCCGGTGCCCTGGTCCCCGGTGCCGGTGACCGGCCAGACTTTCGCGGTGCTGCTGGCGGGGGTGCTCTTGGGCCGGAACTGGGGGGGCTTCAGCGTCGGCCTGTATGCCGGAGCAGGGGCCGCAGGCGCGCCCGTATTCGCGGGGCTGGCCGGGGGGCTGGCGGTACTGGCCGGTCCGACCGGGGGGTACATTGCCGGCTTTGTGGTGGCGGCGGCGTTCGTGGGCTACGCCGTTCGGGCCTTCCCGCGCCTGCGGAGCCTCGTCGGCCTAACGGCTCTGATGCTGGCTGCAAACTTCCTGATTATTCACGGCTTGGGGCTTCTCTGGCTGGGCTACCTCACCGGCGCCGCGCTGCCCGAACTGCTCTGGATGGGCACCATACCCTTCATCGTCGGGGACGTGACCAAGGCGCTGGCCGCGGCTGCCGTGGCGAACGCTCTTTTACCCCGGGATTCCTGA
- the murJ gene encoding murein biosynthesis integral membrane protein MurJ, protein MAWRLFFQATLLIAALNLLSRVLGLGREMAIAHQFGATLATDAYLVALTIPSLLFMVFAQALATVVVPVFTEYKSRGETREAWLVASNVANLLLVVLVAVAALGILAAPVLVRLIAPGFEPAAAELAVVLTRIMFPLLVFSGLATVFNGFLNANNVFGIPAFSGTVNNLVIIVGALTLGSLYGIHGLAYGTVLGMAAAGLIQVPSLYRAGFRFRPSFDWRHPGVRKVFALMLPVTAGIAISQLYVLIDRVLASFLAEGSIAALNFANRLIQLPVSLFVLALSTAVFPTLTTWAAEGKRSEVLETLERALRMVVLTTVPAAAGLIVLRQPVVQLLFERGAFDERATAMTAAALLFYAVGLAGLAANILLTRGFYAFQDTRTPVKLLVVNVALNLALSLALMGPLQHGGLALGSSLAALVNTVLLVRYLERLLPGFWQPAAWLRFGGGVLVASGLMALAVQAADTALAGLVPPGSAGLALRVAGAVTVGVAVYVVAALLLRLKEIETLLRAFGRLGEGFLSNITRRGR, encoded by the coding sequence TTGGCTTGGCGCCTGTTCTTTCAGGCCACCCTGTTGATCGCGGCCTTGAACCTCCTGTCCCGGGTGCTGGGCCTCGGCCGGGAGATGGCGATTGCCCACCAGTTCGGCGCCACTTTGGCCACCGACGCCTACCTGGTGGCCCTGACCATCCCGAGCCTTTTGTTCATGGTGTTCGCCCAGGCGTTGGCCACCGTGGTGGTGCCGGTATTCACCGAATACAAGTCCCGCGGTGAAACCCGCGAAGCCTGGCTGGTCGCTTCGAACGTGGCGAATCTCCTACTGGTGGTGCTGGTGGCCGTCGCCGCCCTCGGCATACTGGCGGCGCCCGTGCTGGTCCGGTTGATCGCCCCCGGCTTTGAGCCGGCCGCCGCGGAGTTGGCGGTCGTCCTCACCCGGATCATGTTCCCGCTCCTGGTGTTCTCCGGACTGGCCACGGTGTTCAACGGTTTTCTGAACGCCAACAACGTTTTCGGCATTCCGGCGTTCAGCGGCACGGTCAACAACCTGGTGATCATCGTGGGCGCGCTCACCCTGGGCAGCCTCTACGGCATCCACGGCCTGGCCTACGGCACGGTCCTGGGCATGGCCGCGGCCGGTTTGATCCAAGTTCCCAGCCTGTACCGGGCCGGTTTTCGTTTCCGGCCAAGCTTTGACTGGCGCCACCCGGGAGTACGCAAGGTCTTCGCCCTGATGCTGCCAGTCACGGCCGGCATCGCCATCAGCCAGTTGTATGTGCTGATCGACCGGGTGCTGGCTTCCTTCCTGGCCGAGGGGAGCATCGCCGCCCTGAACTTCGCCAACCGTTTGATCCAGCTGCCGGTCAGTCTCTTTGTGCTGGCCCTGAGCACGGCCGTATTCCCGACGCTGACCACCTGGGCGGCCGAGGGCAAAAGGTCGGAGGTGCTGGAGACTCTGGAGCGCGCCCTGCGGATGGTGGTCCTGACCACGGTGCCGGCCGCCGCCGGGCTGATCGTGCTCCGCCAACCGGTGGTGCAGCTCCTGTTCGAGCGGGGGGCCTTCGACGAGCGGGCCACCGCCATGACCGCCGCCGCCCTGCTTTTCTACGCCGTCGGCCTGGCCGGGCTGGCGGCGAATATCCTTCTGACCCGGGGTTTTTACGCCTTTCAGGACACCCGGACCCCGGTGAAGCTCCTGGTCGTGAACGTGGCCTTAAACCTGGCCTTGAGCCTGGCTCTGATGGGGCCGCTCCAGCACGGGGGCCTGGCGCTGGGCAGTTCCCTGGCCGCCCTCGTGAACACCGTGCTCCTGGTCCGCTACCTGGAGCGGTTGCTGCCCGGATTTTGGCAACCGGCGGCCTGGCTCCGTTTCGGGGGCGGGGTGCTTGTGGCGTCCGGCCTGATGGCCCTGGCCGTGCAGGCCGCCGATACCGCCCTGGCCGGACTGGTCCCGCCGGGCTCCGCGGGCCTCGCCCTGCGGGTGGCGGGCGCGGTGACGGTGGGCGTGGCGGTTTACGTGGTTGCCGCGCTGCTCCTGCGACTGAAGGAGATCGAGACCCTGCTCCGGGCCTTCGGCCGGCTGGGAGAAGGCTTCTTGAGCAACATTACCAGGCGCGGCCGGTAA